Genomic segment of Arachis stenosperma cultivar V10309 chromosome 4, arast.V10309.gnm1.PFL2, whole genome shotgun sequence:
AGGACAGTCGTCTTATACGTAGGTCGAGTGTACAGAACCAGTACGACTAACATCTCCAACCTCGACAGAAAATTCCATCACTTGTTCCTCCATGATTTTTCCATGGATGTCGAACGTGAGCCGCACATGCTCGTCCCCTACAAGCCGAAATAGTCGAAACTGGAAAACTCCATTACCCTTGGGTGTCAGCAACCTATACCCCACCTTTCCCACCTTTCTCGCAACTTTACCACCGAAGTTAttcaatatcaaactcttcaACTCTAACGGCGTACTTACACGCTGAGTCTGCAACAGTATCGGATTGTCACACTCAAATATAATCCCGTTGTCGCCATTTCTCATATGACAATTGGGATAAACACATACAACTATGTACACGTTATTATTGGCCATTGTTGCTTTGTTTTTGTGATAAAAATGGGacaaaaaaagaaatgaaatgtGTGAAGAGTATTAAGGGTTACACATCTTTTATACATGTGAATGAGATAATACTATcttgtttacactgtaaataaaatatacacGTGTTACGTCCACGTGTCTTATCTTATTTACACAAGAGTATTTATttcgataaatattttttaaattatttatttcagtaattattataattattttatttattaaaataaaaaattttggataTTACACAcgtttttttaataaaaaattactttacAAAAAATTTCACTTGTCCATAAATCCATGGAGTAAAATAAGCCTAAAAGTTCAGtggaaataagaaaaaaaaagagagttaATAAATCGGATCAATAATTAATTCGATCAAAGTCTTGAGtcactaaattttttatttaactattaATTATTGGTTGAATAAGTTAATTTagttataattatataaattctttATTCTTTATATAATAAGTAttctttatataattaaattaatttagttataattaattaattttatctatCGATTTATTAATATGAATGCGTATAAACAACTTTTCATAATAATTTCTTTCAAAATACGATTCCAAAAATAATGatttattattacaaaaaacaGACGATCATAAATTCATAATTTCTCCTCTTAATGCCGTTTTTGCAAATacttcttttttcttcatttaaaaataaaaagatatttttttacgtgaataaaaatataaattaacaaGCACTAAAATTGGaaaattatctaattttaaaaaagatattgtaaaaattttctttcataaaaaaaataggtttttttacttaaataaaataaatcaatacCAAAATTATTGGATTCCcctaaatcaaattttgaaaccTAAATATCTTCTTTCTACGATTATATAAATCATTCTAGGGGCATGAGGATTATATAATATGTTAACACATGGTTATAGGTAACGCGTAAATCGTCCCACCCTACAAGGATTCACGTGATTTTGAACTAAAACACAAAGATTTGGCACGATTAACGTTTAAAGCAAACCCTTTCAAATTTAACACTATTTATGTATAATAgggtatttttatttataatattttaatttaaattatatctatttaaattttgacttaaaaaataaaaatatattttttataatttcaattattaattttattaataagattaaattaaattaaaaaaaagaatactaacaaattataataaaaagagTACTAAATTTTAGTAcataaatttaagttttttcttaaaaaaaatgtcaaaaggtgttagaaaatattaattttgcataatataaatttatgttgttttaagtaacataaatttaaatttttacaaaatttttagtATTGATtgttcatatatttttttaatcatttttattgATACATATctttaatagaattttttttgtcttttttttatttggctttgtataaattttagttatttatttataattttaattattaattctattaaaaaaattaaattaaataaaaaaatactaacaaattataataaaaaagtattgaattttaatacataaatttaacttttttttaaatgtgaaaggtaataaaatatataacttTGTATAAGATAAATTTATGTGGTTTTGAGTAAcataaatttaagtttttataaaaaatttattattcgttattcatataatttttttaataatttttatcgatgcatattttttatagaatttttctttgtcattttctaatatataaattataaaaaaatatgaaacgataaaaattattaaaaaaattacatgagCAAGAAatactataaattttataaaaatttaaatttatgttatttaaaaccacataaatttatattatgtaaaattatattttttaacatctcttgactttttaaaaaaaaaacttaaatttatgtattaaaatttaGTACCGTTCTTATTATAATTTGTCagaatttgttttatttaatttggtttttttaataaaattaataattaaaattataaaaaaaaattaaattttatacaaagTCAAATAAAAAACGACAAAAGaaattctataaaaaattatgtatctatacaaatattaaaaaaattatataaacaaCGAATactaaaaatttcataaaaacttaaatttatgttacttaaaacaacataaaattatattattaaaaattatattttttaacacCTTTTGATAtttctctaaaaaaaatatttgaatttatgtattaaaatttagtactctttttattataatttgttagtattctttttttaatttattttaatcttattaataaaattaataattgaaattataataaatatatttttattttttaagttaaaatttaaatagatgtaatttaaattaaaatattataaataaaagtatCATATTATACATAAATCGTACTAAGGTTGAGAGAGTTTGTTTAATATATTAATTGTGCCAAGCCTTTGTGTTTTAGTTCAAAATCACGTGAATCCTTATAGAGTGGGACGATTTATACGTTATCTATAATCTTGTGTGTCCTGCAACGATTTACTTTCTATTTTCTTAAGCCATCCATGCATAAATCGTTTTTGGGTGGCATggttaatatattatataatccTCATGCCCCTGAAATGATTtatatataatagtaaaaagatGATATTTGcgtttcaaaatttgatttagggaatccaataattttaatattggcttattttatttaaataaaaaatcctaaaaaattgGCCAATAAATTCGACGAAACGGCGAGtattaaacaagaagaagaaaacaactCCGCGTTCTTTTGCTTGGTGGCGCTGACGCTGTCTCTTTCTCCGtgtctctctctttctctccctccctctctctctctctctgctaCACTCTACTtcactctttctctctctctctaacttcTTCTGACCCCTTCCAATGGCTTCTACTAAGGTAGGTTTTCTTCAATTTCTgtgaatttttcaaaattctagCACATTCACAGTGTCTTTTCTATAGATATATACGACTCTCTGTTCATGCTGAATGGTGCAAAGATTTAATCTTTTTCTGTTTCTTATATATGGGTTTTGTGCGTTTCTGCTCTCAGGATGATAATCGAGGTTCACTCGGATCAAAGAGGTTTCGAAACGATGGTATGTATTACTGTTTTGAGCTCCAAGTAGCTTCTGTTAGAGTTGAAATCTTGTTTAGTTATATGGGCTTCTAATTATCTTTATTGTTCTGATTATTTGAGGAGGAATTTGAGCTACTCATTTGATTTTTGGACTATGTAAAAATTGTATTAAGAAATTGTGTTGTGGGTGACTTTTAGTTTAGCATTCACAATGTTAGTGTGTGCATTTTTACTGTTTGTAAAATGTACACTCTTGTGAAAACTGAAATCTTTGCTGTATCATGAAGGATTATGCTGTTTTTTACTTTAATCTCTGGATTAGTAATTTGAGATAGGAGCATGATGTCTTAGAAAGTGTGCGGCTTCTCTTTGCTTTACATGTCATTTAGAAGAAACATGGAAAACTAGGTTTTTTGCTGTCAggtttcttttttattttttgataaccTAAGATGGGAAAACATTGGCACTAAAACGGTTTTATAATGTGTTGTTTGATATGCCATTTATTTCTATAGTGATTACGGCTCACACATGGGGAAGTGGGTGGGATCATAGTATTTAAAGATtagaatttgatatttttgcTTGATTGATATTTGATTTTAACTATTCGATCCCGCTTCTGTCTTTTGTGTTACACCGtgattcttaaattttttgttttggaaTGAAAACTAAAAGACAAAAATCTCAATGTATCAACTAGCCTCCAAGTGtctctcaaatttttttcttgtcATATTCAGCTCCACGTAAAGAAGGAGACTGGACCTGCCTCAACTGTGGAAACTTAAACTTTTCATTTAGAACTGTTTGCAACCGGGGACATTGTGGTGCACCAAGACCATCCATAATCCAGGTAAGTGTGTGTTTCTATAGATTAATAGATTATCATGTCAAGAGAAGTTTTTTCTTTTGGAGACGGGCCAATTATTCTTGAAAAGGCATTCAATGGACAAAATCCTGTGTATTCTGCAGCCTGCCCCAGTTACAAGCCCATACAGAAACACTCCTCCCTTCTACTATGGTGGTGTTGGGGCTCCTCCTCCACCATATGGAGTGTCTGGCCGATTTGGATCCCCGATGCCACATTCTGGTGTGCAATATGATTATGGTCTGTATCCTAGGCCTCGTCTACCATATAGTCCAGTACCGTCGTTGCCACCTGGAAGCTTTGGAGGTACTCTCTTAACAACTTTATGAGCTGATTTTCTGCATCTACTGTTTGTTTCATTCTTTATGAACTCCCCATCAGTTTGATTCTAACAGAGAGAGGGTTGCTATGTGACAATGTTACCTTTTAGGTACTGATGTTATTCACCTTTGAGATTGATTATaatatatttgagtttttggTGGACTCTGTACTGTTCGTTTTAGAAACATGATGGTTGCTAATTCCTGTTGGTTCTTGTTTCATTATACTTTCTAGTATCTCTTGTGTGTCCCTAAATATAATCAAGTTTTCATTGAACTGAATCAGGTATTCCTTATGGTCCAAGGCCTAGTATCAATGGCTATGGATATGGCTTTCAAAGTCCTCCATGGGCCGAAGGACTGATAACTGATAATTTTGCATCTCGGAAACGCCGAGGCGGTAATTTTAATATCCTTTTAACTTCTTATTAACTTTAAACCTATACATAGGTATCCACATTTTCCCATATTTGTGAAATCTAGATATAGTTTATTGTGTTTTTGCATTAGCTTATTTTGTGTTAAAAGTAATTTACAGTTGAAATTTTGGAGAGGAATTTTTTGATTAAAAAACAAATTTCTCCTAAACGATACATTTTCTTAATCcattattaattttagtttgTTGATCCATATAACCGATCCTACATAGTAGGACAAGGCTTTTGTTGTTTGTTGATTATATGTAGTGGAGGAGCTTGAGAAAAAATTTTGGAGAAAAAAGAAACTTACTTAGACACGTTATATGTTGCCGtgttcttttatttatatatgtttagTAGTAATATGGCATCCTAACCCTCTTCACAGgaaatgaaaaaagaaacatTAAGAAAAAACTCCAATCTATTTTTGTATTGGTTATGCAGGGCCAGATGGCTTGTCCGAAGGAGACTGGATCTGTCCGAAATGTGAGAATGTTAACTTTGCTTTCAGAACAACTTGCAACATGAAACACTGCGGAGCTCCAAGACCTGTAAGTGTTTTCCTCTGTTTTGCTAATGCTCTTACCATCATCGCtataattttagtaaaatatttgtTCCATTATTCTAGTTTTGTAGCATTGCTAACAATAGTCTATGCTAATTTTGGCTGTAACTTGTTTTCCTTTTTTCGCATAGGGCGCAAGTCGAGGCGCTCCCGAAGGCAGTTGGACCTGTAAAAAATGCGGTAATCTCAACTATCCCTTTAGAAATGTGTGCAACAGAAAAGACTGTGGAAGTGAGAGAACAACCTCTGCCATGTGAAAATGTCAAAAGAGTAGTATTATGAATGTACAATAATATGTACATACATAGAGGTTTTGTTTAGTGCATTCCTTCTCCTTATGTAAAAGAAAAAGTTATTATCTCTTAATTAGGAATTCGGAAACTAGACCGCTAGGAAAGAAGAGTTCTCCATGCAGATCATTTTTACACTGGTTGTTCTTGATGATAacttattttgttaatttttttaaaatgtttatggaattttattttgttaaagtTACTTAAAATTCACTATGCAGAATTTTGCTTTGTGTTGCATATTGAGGTATGTTGGGAGAAATAATATCCCCTGGGAGATTAGAGTTTACTAATATAATTAGTGTTTAAAATTAGGCCAAAATAGCCAAAAGTTTGTGGCCCTTTGTAATATTCGCCACTATTTGGACTATTTGATTGGAGCGTAGTGCCTTGTATTTTGACTATTTTCAATGATAAATATTTTGAAAGAGAATGTTAAATGGAACAGGATTAGACATCTAGAATCTATTTATGGTGTAAAACTTCATGACTTTTATATAGGATTTCCTTTCTAAATTTGGAAAGTTATAATTTTATAgatttcattttgttttttatttgagTATTTACTTATTTTGGTCTCCAAAATATTTTAGACCAAACACTTTAGTctttaactaaaattaattactcgattggtcTTTGGATAATTAACTTCATTAGtcatttagattttttattccATCAACTCTAATGGAGAATAAAGtagtcttttgcaattttaaCAGGGGACAAAATGATCTCTGATTCTCTTTGTTCAGAAATGATATTATTTTCTTCCAATTCCTATCATATCTTACATAATCATAATAGTTTAACGTTGCAACTTTAAATTACACAATGCACACTCTGCACCTTTAATGTTCACAAGAAGAAAAATCTTCAACTTGTTCTTAACTAATTCATACTCAGGAAATTAATGACTATGTTTCTCAAGTACTTGTCGTCTTCAATGAATCTCATGAATCTAGACAGCAAGTCCGATTTGTTAAGACTTGTCGTCGTTTTCGTCATCTCCGTCCTCCTTTGCCTTATTATTTTCATGGCCATATTGTCTACCACTCCGATCGcttccttcaacttcttctcCGAATCAATGTTCAGTAATTGCTTTAGTTTTCATATGAGCAATGACGGCGACATTGCTTTCCATACTGATAGCTTGGATGCGAGGCTGAAGCTGTCTGCCAGCTTGGACTCCGGGAGAGAAGGAATGAAGCACTTGGGGTCCATTCcaaatgagaatttgcatatgATGTCGAAGGAGAAACTTCTCATGATGTCCTAATATTCAACAAGCTATATTGCTTGCCGAATAATGGAAAAAGGCGTGCCATTGGGGTAGTTGTGGAACTTGGTCTTGAGAATGTGGTGGAAGTTATCGGGGTTGAAGGTGAGTTGTGAAACTTGGTCTTGAGAATGTGGTGGAAGTTATCGGGGTGATGTTGTTATCGAAGATGTGGAGGTGGATGTTTGTCGTGGGTGAAGTGCAGAAGAGGTGGGTGTACTAGTCACAGAAATTTGGGAAGTGTGTGGTTCATGACGTGTTGAGGTAGGTGCGACATGCGTGACAGTTACACCACGACATGATCTTGGAGCTGAAGAGGAGGAATGAGAAGATGGAGAAGACTGTGAGGGTGAAGAAGGAGAGTACAAATGTTAGGGTTATGTGAGATATGATGAAAATTGAGGAGAACATAACGGTGTCGTTTCCGAACAGAGGGGGTCAGAGACAATTTTGTCCCTTGTTAGAGTTGTCAGAATAAAGGATTTAAGTGATTGACGAAATTAATTGTTAGAGATTAattgagtaattaattttagttaggAACTCAAGTGTCTGGTTCAAAATTCTTTGGATGACCAAAACAAGTAAAtactctttttattttgtttgtatAGAAGAATTTTCATCTCCAATTTGTATTATACTTATCAcgtaaattatttttaatatagaaactatttcgagggttacctgaaacatTGGTTTGGGTCTAAACGTGAAGTCCAGATCTCTTAGTATGGCAGCGTTCGATTTGTTGATGCCGAAGTGCCGCCTGTCCGAGTTTCTCGTGAGGAGGTgaggggtggtacctgcaagagactccgatacttaagttagtaAGGGTTTTAAGCAGGTTTTTAATAGAGTAGAACGTGAGTTATACTTGGAgggctctagtgtatttataatagagTAAATAACCATTTTTGTTGGAATATTTCTATCT
This window contains:
- the LOC130973670 gene encoding ranBP2-type zinc finger protein At1g67325-like, translating into MASTKDDNRGSLGSKRFRNDAPRKEGDWTCLNCGNLNFSFRTVCNRGHCGAPRPSIIQPAPVTSPYRNTPPFYYGGVGAPPPPYGVSGRFGSPMPHSGVQYDYGLYPRPRLPYSPVPSLPPGSFGGIPYGPRPSINGYGYGFQSPPWAEGLITDNFASRKRRGGPDGLSEGDWICPKCENVNFAFRTTCNMKHCGAPRPGASRGAPEGSWTCKKCGNLNYPFRNVCNRKDCGSERTTSAM